The Methanolobus sp. WCC4 genome includes the window AGATTTTGTCGTGGATGAGTTCAAGGAAAAGATGGCTGAAGTCCTTTCCAGAGAACTCCATAAAAAGGAAGAAAAGATCTAAGTCATTCTCAGTTTCTTTTGCTTATACACCCCATATACCATAAAAGGTATCAGGATCAGTGCAAACGCTGTTTTTACCTCTGGTGCCAGAACCTCACTTGCGCTGCCAACGATGGAACTTACCTCTATACCCAGTCTTACATAGAGCACATCAAGCAGCAGTCCGAATGCCAGTGAACACAACGCGATCATTGAAAGATAGATGGTTGCACTTCTCTTACCGAGGAACTTCGTTACCATTGTGATAGTAGCTGCATTTGTTGCCGGGCCTGCGAGCAGGAACACGAATGCAGTTCCCGGGCTCATTCCCTTTGCTACAAGAGCTGCCGCCAGTGGGGTGGAAGCTGTTGCACAGATATAGAGAGGGATACCTATGACCAGCATTATCAGCATTGAGAACACGCCTCCTCCAAGATAACCTTCTATTATCTCATCGGGTATCATGTAGGTGATCACACCTGCAATGATGATACCAACAACCAGCCAGCTGGCAATATCTCCCAGAAGTTCAACAAAGGAATATCTGAAAGCTTCCTTCAGTTTACGGAGCATCGAAGCATCCTCTCCCAGTGGCTCGGAGTGACATCCACAGGAGGAATCACTGCATGCGACCATGGGCTGCATCATGACCAGGTTATTCTTTGGTGCAACCGGAGCCTCCTTTCTGGCCTCTTTTTCACCCAGTATGTTCTCAGTTATTCCTGTGAGCAGAGCAGTCACCATAGTGGCTATCGGACGGAATATTGTCATTATAGGGTCAAGCAATGCATATGTGATAGCAATGGAATCCACCCCGGTC containing:
- a CDS encoding SO_0444 family Cu/Zn efflux transporter, which encodes MTLSDQLISFVIGVAVASWELFEEAAPYLFLGFAVAGLLHVLVPDEKILKHLGHSAGKFRSSLNASFFGIPLPLCSCGVVPTALSLKNRGATKGATLSFLISTPETGVDSIAITYALLDPIMTIFRPIATMVTALLTGITENILGEKEARKEAPVAPKNNLVMMQPMVACSDSSCGCHSEPLGEDASMLRKLKEAFRYSFVELLGDIASWLVVGIIIAGVITYMIPDEIIEGYLGGGVFSMLIMLVIGIPLYICATASTPLAAALVAKGMSPGTAFVFLLAGPATNAATITMVTKFLGKRSATIYLSMIALCSLAFGLLLDVLYVRLGIEVSSIVGSASEVLAPEVKTAFALILIPFMVYGVYKQKKLRMT